The following coding sequences lie in one Syngnathoides biaculeatus isolate LvHL_M chromosome 16, ASM1980259v1, whole genome shotgun sequence genomic window:
- the srebf2 gene encoding sterol regulatory element-binding protein 2 produces the protein MDCREYMSPLESVDPTLAELGNELTLGDIDELLQLVNPVGDFPELFEEQINTAVSLSTIPRPATQNPGSTQASTPAAYQSPALALSSPQTLSPRSGSIPPSLSPAQTPSTTTASAVQQQVTRSPPPLQPRPQVVQPIQPHLMAQPTIQMQTQRFPVQTLLPTPIQTPAPQTVMIASSGGQSHFIQNPVICHPNPTSAFPVLQPQVQGIMTSSQLQPVTIQQRLLTTGQTIQTLSTAPTTVHAMPQQVQQVLVQQPQILKTDSLVLSTMQNPAGLTTLTTPLQNTTLQVPTLMGSNLLTTVLGGADKLTIKHLQSGSTHCTNGTISSVDQSPMTGGLLCQGGVVKEGERRTTHNIIEKRYRSSINDKIVELRDLVVGNDVKMHKSGVLSKAIDYIKHLKQANHKLRQENLTLKIAIQKNKPVTLSEDMEPKEEIVMMSPPASDFGSASPQQLSPYDVDSEPSSPLIDHEQMKCEPDSPSSVGVMDGSRLLLCALTFFCLSLNPLPSLLGYETSESISGGHGPSRTLVWFPSPKQDFASWLRCLLPWVMVWMLSGLGAVWGCVRVLYLWEPVTPLHSPKSVSFWRHRKQADVHLKRGHYEAALTSLETSLSILTRALPSTKLDLICSLSWNVIRYCLHRPTPLGWLVYQIRVKHEGDEARTSAKDAALVYHRLSQLQLTGKVPQRSTLWALSLSLSAVNLSESAQGKMAPAQLTEIYVTAAAALHTVLGHHFTCLPGYLLSCAESIANQCEPKHIPDCLRWLVTPLGRQFFLSCDWSLKSESSDGVFTSQRDPADPTAQLHRCFCRKLLERAVHTLIQPQSESEVGKHKTSSGEFCSALEFLHQLNRCTEDSPSAPPFSTPPNHTITPVRDPLSRWWALVLKAAIFWLQGDDVTVRSLLVEAERMPRTRHTLDHPLPKAVQLLCKSFQMSLSPLKGEGTSACLSRCDQASSYLRSSISLPLGQPGDCLNKAMELLVCDLLLTLRTSLWQRGSSTNGEPGPSSASQLVGFQSDLSALRKLTQCSRQAQHKVFLHETTVRLMAGASPTRTHQLLDHNLRRRTHGFHTTDGERERAHAILLACRHLPMPLLTPPGHRARLLAEAKRTLERVGDRRSLQDCQQILLRLSGGATVVAS, from the exons ATGGACTGTAGAGAGTACATGTCGCCGCTGGAGAGCGTGGACCCGACTTTAGCGGAGTTGGGAAATGAATTAACACTGGGGGACATCGATG AGTTGCTGCAGCTTGTCAACCCGGTGGGGGACTTCCCTGAGCTGTTTGAGGAACAGATAAACACTGCAGTATCTCTTAGCACAATCCCTCGACCAGCAACTCAAAACCCTGGATCTACCCAAGCATCAACCCCTGCTGCCTACCAAAGCCCCGCTCTTGCCCTCTCTTCCCCTCAGACGTTGTCGCCCAGGTCTGGGTCCATtcccccttctctctctcctGCACAGACCCCTTCCACGACCACAGCCTCTGCAGTGCAGCAGCAAGTGACACGCAGCCCCCCGCCCCTTCAGCCACGGCCTCAGGTGGTTCAACCCATCCAGCCCCATCTGATGGCCCAGCCCACCATTCAG atgCAGACTCAGCGATTTCCAGTTCAAACTTTGCTTCCAACACCAATCCAGACGCCAGCGCCCCAGACTGTGATGATTGCCTCCAGCGGTGGACAGTCCCATTTTATCCAAAACCCAGTCATCTGCCACCCAAACCCTACGTCTGCTTTTCCAG TCCTTCAACCACAGGTGCAAGGCATCATGACATCATCCCAACTTCAACCAGTGACGATCCAGCAGCGTCTTCTGACAACCGGTCAGACCATTCAGACTCTGTCTACAGCACCCACTACAGTCCATGCTATGCCACAGCAGGTGCAACAG GTTTTGGTTCAGCAGCCTCAAATTCTGAAGACAGATTCCCTGGTTCTATCTACCATGCAAAATCCAGCAGGGCTCACCACACTGACCACGCCCCTCCAAAACACAACACTGCAAGTTCCG ACATTGATGGGCAGCAATCTCCTGACTACTGTTCTGGGAGGTGCAGACAAGCTGACAATTAAACATCTACAGTCAGGCTCCACCCATTGCACAAACGGCACAATATCAAGCGTTGACCAAAGCCCGATGACTGGAGGGTTGCTGTGCCAGGGAGGGGTGGTTAAGGAGGGTGAGAGGAGGACCACCCACAACATCATAGAAAAGAGGTACCGGTCGTCTATCAATGACAAGATTGTGGAGCTGAGAGACTTGGTCGTCGGAAATGACGTCAAG ATGCACAAGTCAGGTGTGTTGAGTAAAGCCATTGACTACATTAAGCACCTGAAACAAGCCAACCACAAACTGCGACAGGAGAACTTGACTCTTAAAATAGCAATCCAGAAGAACA agCCAGTGACACTGTCTGAGGATATGGAGCCGAAAGAGGAAATTGTAATGATGTCTCCTCCGGCCTCTGACTTTGGCTCAGCTTCTCCTCAACAATTGTCTCCCTATGATGTGGACTCTGAGCCCAGCAGCCCCTTAATTGATCATGAGCAG ATGAAGTGTGAGCCAGACTCTCCTTCCTCTGTTGGAGTGATGGATGGTTCTCGTCTGCTTCTCTGTGCCCTGACCTTCTTCTGTCTCTCCCTGAACCCACTGCCCTCTCTGTTGGGTTATGAGACTTCTGAGAGCATCTCTGGAGGGCATGGGCCATCGAGAACTCTTGTCTGGTTCCCAAGTCCCAAACAAGATTTTG CCTCTTGGCTACGCTGTTTATTGCCATGGGTGATGGTTTGGATGCTGAGTGGGTTGGGAGCAGTTTGGGGTTGTGTGCGGGTGCTTTACCTCTGGGAACCTGTTACACCCCTTCATTCCCCAAAATCTGTGTCATTCTGGAGACACCGAAAGCAAGCTGATGTGCACCTTAAGAGA GGACATTATGAGGCAGCATTGACCAGTTTAGAGACCTCCTTATCTATCTTGACCAGGGCATTGCCTTCCACCAAACTGGACCTGATCTGTTCATTATCCTGGAATGTGATTCGCTATTGTTTACATCGTCCAACCCCTCTCGGCTGgctggtttaccaaatcagAGTAAAACACGAGGGGGATGAGGCAAGGACAAGTGCGAAAGATGCTGCTCTTGTATATCATCGTCTGAGTCAACTGCAGCTGACAG GAAAGGTGCCTCAGCGTAGCACCTTATGGGCCCTGTCCCTGTCTCTGAGTGCTGTCAACCTCAGCGAGAGCGCGCAAGGAAAGATGGCACCCGCTCAACTTACTGAGATCTATGTCACTGCAGCCGCTGCCCTTCACACTGTACTGGGTCACCATTTTACCTGTCTGCCT gGTTACTTACTGAGTTGTGCAGAGAGCATTGCAAATCAGTGTGAACCGAAGCACATTCCTGACTGCCTGCGCTGGCTCGTCACCCCACTGGGCAGGCAGTTCTTTCTGAGCTGCGATTGGTCATTGAAGTCAGAGAGCAGTGATGGCGTGTTTACATCACAGAGAGACCCAG CTGACCCAACTGCCCAGTTGCACCGCTGTTTCTGCAGAAAGTTGCTCGAAAGAGCCGTTCACACCCTCATCCAGCCGCAGAGCGAGTCAGAAGTGGGCAAACACAAAACGAGCTCTGG GGAGTTTTGCAGTGCCCTGGAGTTCCTGCACCAGTTGAATAGATGTACAGAAGACTCGCCTTCTGCTCCTCCCTTCTCAACTCCTCCCAATCACACCATAACACCAG TGAGAGATCCCTTGAGTCGGTGGTGGGCTTTAGTCTTAAAGGCTGCCATCTTTTGGCTTCAGGGTGATGATGTCACTGTGAGATCTCTGTTGGTGGAAGCAGAACGAATGCCAAGGACTCGGCACACTCTTGA CCACCCTCTGCCCAAAGCTGTGCAGTTACTCTGCAAGTCCTTTCAGATGAGTCTGTCCCCTCTTAAGGGAGAAGGAACGTCAGCCTGCCTTTCCCGTTGTGACCAAGCCAGCAGTTACCTGCGCTCCAGCATCTCTCTGCCTCTTGGCCAGCCGGGCGACTGCCTTAACAAG GCAATGGAGCTCTTGGTATGTGACCTTTTACTGACCTTGAGGACCAGTTTATGGCAGCGAGGCAGCAGCACTAATGGAGAACCTGGGCCATCATCTGCATCTCAGTTGGTTGGTTTTCAGAGTGACCTCAGTGCACTCAGAAAGCTCACACAGTGCTCCAGACAGGCCCAGCATAAG GTGTTCCTCCATGAGACCACAGTGAGGCTCATGGCAGGAGCCAGTCCGACAAGGACACACCAGCTGCTGGATCACAACCTGAGACGAAGAACACACGGCTTCCACACTACAG ATGGTGAAAGGGAGCGGGCTCATGCAATTCTGCTGGCTTGCCGCCACCTGCCCATGCCTCTGTTGACCCCACCCGGGCACCGCGCTAGGCTGCTGGCTGAGGCCAAACGCACCCTGGAGCGGGTGGGAGATCGGCGATCTCTCCAAGACTGTCAGCAGATCTTGTTGCGCCTAAGCGGCGGCGCAACTGTCGTTGCATCGTGA
- the LOC133514144 gene encoding GTPase IMAP family member 4-like isoform X1: protein MPFDTAFRFPIEQEPVDMEEVSGVPCLEERRLVLIGNAGSGKSACGNTILGRRQFVSKLCARAVTKKCENGSADLVEDHDQMAKRRVTVVDMPGFGDTELSVDEIHTEIAKCLSLSAPGPHAFLLVMQIGRYTDHEEQAVINLTQIFGADAVKHHTVVLFTKGDELDIGFDEYLRDAPAALKGLIDKCGGRYHVLDNKNNGNVAQVTQLLEKVDSMVKESETGFYTNALFEKAEAAIRAEKKLMMKEEKEVATGCITETKPAKQRKLELEADNGQSVTEDEESQGSVEIVADVKQSARDEECQDSRSNKDSRNLRKKAALSPRVLRLLKTIVAAGVTGLAVGIAFGIAAPLVAAGSASLVGNAVALAAVKMTGISAAGAVGIGNAVGAVAAVASGKMALAVGAGLGGTVGSLIGVAAGLEAKSPKEAALKALEDVAHVGCVALGAAAVAGAAMGAGAALSAAVGAQGAASASVGTLPAETGPICSSSAGPAVQAPPNEAAKRPILDAVTTIGKVVAAGISVATIGVKVVKSKTKDSETTTYEVNWKK, encoded by the coding sequence ctttCCCATCGAGCAGGAGCCAGTTGATATGGAGGAGGTCTCGGGGGTCCCTTGTCTCGAAGAACGCAGGCTGGTTCTTATCGGAAATGCAGGATCGGGCAAGAGCGCGTGCGGAAACACCATCTTGGGCCGAAGACAGTTCGTGTCGAAGCTCTGCGCCAGGGCGGTGACCAAGAAATGCGAGAATGGGAGCGCTGATCTTGTGGAGGATCATGACCAGATGGCAAAGAGAAGAGTTACGGTGGTTGACATGCCAGGCTTCGGAGATACCGAACTCAGTGTGGATGAGATCCATACAGAAATCGCTAAATGTCTGTCTCTTTCTGCTCCTGGTCCACATGCTTTTCTCTTGGTGATGCAGATTGGGCGTTATACAGATCATGAGGAGCAGGCTGTAATCAATCTGACCCAAATATTTGGAGCTGATGCTGTCAAACACCACACAGTGGTTCTTTTTACCAAAGGGGATGAGCTTGACATTGGGTTTGACGAATACCTGAGAGATGCTCCTGCCGCGCTTAAGGGTCTCATTGACAAGTGTGGGGGAAGGTACCATGTGTTGGACAATAAAAACAACGGGAATGTAGCGCAGGTTACACAACTCTTGGAGAAGGTGGACAGCATGGTGAAGGAGAGTGAAACTGGGTTTTATACCAACGCTTTGTTTGAAAAGGCAGAGGCTGCCATTAGGGCAGAGAAGAAATTGATGATGAAGGAGGAAAAAGAAGTAGCAACCGGTTGCATAACAGAAACTAAACCTGCTAAACAGAGGAAATTGGAATTAGAGGCTGACAACGGGCAAAGTGTGACAGAAGATGAGGAAAGCCAGGGTAGTGTGGAAATAGTTGCTGACGTAAAACAAAGTGCGAGGGATGAGGAATGCCAGGATAGTAGAAGCAACAAGGACTCAAGGAATTTGAGGAAAAAGGCTGCTCTGTCTCCGAGGGTACTGCGGTTGTTGAAGACCATCGTAGCTGCTGGTGTCACAGGCTTGGCAGTCGGAATTGcctttggcatcgctgcccccTTGGTAGCTGCAGGGTCGGCGAGTCTCGTGGGTAACGCTGTCGCCTTGGCTGCAGTTAAGATGACTGGAATCTCAGCAGCTGGGGCCGTGGGTATCGGGAACGCTGTAGGCGCCGTAGCTGCGGTCGCCTCAGGAAAGATGGCGTTGGCTGTAGGGGCAGGTTTGGGTGGAACTGTGGGCAGTTTAATTGGCGTCGCGGCTGGTTTAGAGGCGAAGAGTCCGAAGGAGGCCGCTCTGAAGGCTCTTGAGGATGTCGCTCACGTAGGCTGTGTCGCTCTTGGGGCTGCCGCAGTTGCGGGGGCTGCCATGGGGGCAGGGGCAGCCCTGAGTGCTGCAGTTGGGGCACAAGGTGCAGCAAGTGCTTCAGTTGGAACTTTACCTGCAGAAACAGGCCCTATTTGTAGTTCTTCAGCGGGGCCCGCTGTCCAAGCTCCTCCTAACGAAGCAGCAAAACGTCCCATCCTAGATGCAGTGACTACCATAGGGAAGGTTGTAGCAGCGGGTATCTCAGTAGCTACTATTGGTGTCAAAGTGGTCAAAAGTAAAACTAAAGACTCAGAAACGACTACTTATGAGgttaattggaaaaaatga
- the LOC133514144 gene encoding GTPase IMAP family member 4-like isoform X2 — MEEVSGVPCLEERRLVLIGNAGSGKSACGNTILGRRQFVSKLCARAVTKKCENGSADLVEDHDQMAKRRVTVVDMPGFGDTELSVDEIHTEIAKCLSLSAPGPHAFLLVMQIGRYTDHEEQAVINLTQIFGADAVKHHTVVLFTKGDELDIGFDEYLRDAPAALKGLIDKCGGRYHVLDNKNNGNVAQVTQLLEKVDSMVKESETGFYTNALFEKAEAAIRAEKKLMMKEEKEVATGCITETKPAKQRKLELEADNGQSVTEDEESQGSVEIVADVKQSARDEECQDSRSNKDSRNLRKKAALSPRVLRLLKTIVAAGVTGLAVGIAFGIAAPLVAAGSASLVGNAVALAAVKMTGISAAGAVGIGNAVGAVAAVASGKMALAVGAGLGGTVGSLIGVAAGLEAKSPKEAALKALEDVAHVGCVALGAAAVAGAAMGAGAALSAAVGAQGAASASVGTLPAETGPICSSSAGPAVQAPPNEAAKRPILDAVTTIGKVVAAGISVATIGVKVVKSKTKDSETTTYEVNWKK, encoded by the coding sequence ATGGAGGAGGTCTCGGGGGTCCCTTGTCTCGAAGAACGCAGGCTGGTTCTTATCGGAAATGCAGGATCGGGCAAGAGCGCGTGCGGAAACACCATCTTGGGCCGAAGACAGTTCGTGTCGAAGCTCTGCGCCAGGGCGGTGACCAAGAAATGCGAGAATGGGAGCGCTGATCTTGTGGAGGATCATGACCAGATGGCAAAGAGAAGAGTTACGGTGGTTGACATGCCAGGCTTCGGAGATACCGAACTCAGTGTGGATGAGATCCATACAGAAATCGCTAAATGTCTGTCTCTTTCTGCTCCTGGTCCACATGCTTTTCTCTTGGTGATGCAGATTGGGCGTTATACAGATCATGAGGAGCAGGCTGTAATCAATCTGACCCAAATATTTGGAGCTGATGCTGTCAAACACCACACAGTGGTTCTTTTTACCAAAGGGGATGAGCTTGACATTGGGTTTGACGAATACCTGAGAGATGCTCCTGCCGCGCTTAAGGGTCTCATTGACAAGTGTGGGGGAAGGTACCATGTGTTGGACAATAAAAACAACGGGAATGTAGCGCAGGTTACACAACTCTTGGAGAAGGTGGACAGCATGGTGAAGGAGAGTGAAACTGGGTTTTATACCAACGCTTTGTTTGAAAAGGCAGAGGCTGCCATTAGGGCAGAGAAGAAATTGATGATGAAGGAGGAAAAAGAAGTAGCAACCGGTTGCATAACAGAAACTAAACCTGCTAAACAGAGGAAATTGGAATTAGAGGCTGACAACGGGCAAAGTGTGACAGAAGATGAGGAAAGCCAGGGTAGTGTGGAAATAGTTGCTGACGTAAAACAAAGTGCGAGGGATGAGGAATGCCAGGATAGTAGAAGCAACAAGGACTCAAGGAATTTGAGGAAAAAGGCTGCTCTGTCTCCGAGGGTACTGCGGTTGTTGAAGACCATCGTAGCTGCTGGTGTCACAGGCTTGGCAGTCGGAATTGcctttggcatcgctgcccccTTGGTAGCTGCAGGGTCGGCGAGTCTCGTGGGTAACGCTGTCGCCTTGGCTGCAGTTAAGATGACTGGAATCTCAGCAGCTGGGGCCGTGGGTATCGGGAACGCTGTAGGCGCCGTAGCTGCGGTCGCCTCAGGAAAGATGGCGTTGGCTGTAGGGGCAGGTTTGGGTGGAACTGTGGGCAGTTTAATTGGCGTCGCGGCTGGTTTAGAGGCGAAGAGTCCGAAGGAGGCCGCTCTGAAGGCTCTTGAGGATGTCGCTCACGTAGGCTGTGTCGCTCTTGGGGCTGCCGCAGTTGCGGGGGCTGCCATGGGGGCAGGGGCAGCCCTGAGTGCTGCAGTTGGGGCACAAGGTGCAGCAAGTGCTTCAGTTGGAACTTTACCTGCAGAAACAGGCCCTATTTGTAGTTCTTCAGCGGGGCCCGCTGTCCAAGCTCCTCCTAACGAAGCAGCAAAACGTCCCATCCTAGATGCAGTGACTACCATAGGGAAGGTTGTAGCAGCGGGTATCTCAGTAGCTACTATTGGTGTCAAAGTGGTCAAAAGTAAAACTAAAGACTCAGAAACGACTACTTATGAGgttaattggaaaaaatga